In Myxococcus stipitatus, the following are encoded in one genomic region:
- a CDS encoding YqgE/AlgH family protein: MRRLFPRHGVWLLLPTVLAALVLFPRLISALKDWEPPPLAPKAGRVLVARPSSVSDPFNETVILLLEAGEASRTWGLVLNRVSAPQGQPLPQGVDRWGGPVHPSHRIILTPQPLEEAHALLAGLSWYEADPAAHPPVGGSLAFMGVSAWAPGQLEQELAQGAWWVMEVRAAEVFTPPGNLWAALAARHL, translated from the coding sequence ATGAGACGCCTGTTTCCACGGCACGGAGTCTGGTTACTGCTCCCCACCGTCCTCGCGGCGCTCGTGCTCTTTCCGCGCCTCATCAGCGCGCTCAAGGACTGGGAGCCCCCTCCCCTCGCTCCCAAGGCGGGCCGCGTCCTGGTCGCCCGCCCCAGCAGCGTCTCCGACCCTTTCAACGAAACCGTCATCCTGTTGCTGGAGGCTGGCGAGGCCTCGCGCACCTGGGGACTGGTGCTCAACCGCGTCAGCGCCCCCCAGGGACAGCCGCTCCCCCAGGGCGTGGACCGCTGGGGCGGCCCGGTCCACCCCTCGCACCGCATCATCCTCACACCCCAACCACTCGAGGAAGCACACGCCCTGCTGGCCGGCCTCTCCTGGTACGAGGCGGACCCGGCAGCCCATCCGCCCGTCGGCGGCTCGCTTGCCTTCATGGGTGTGTCCGCCTGGGCTCCCGGACAGCTTGAACAGGAATTGGCCCAAGGCGCCTGGTGGGTGATGGAGGTCCGCGCGGCGGAGGTCTTCACCCCTCCCGGAAACCTGTGGGCGGCGCTCGCGGCGAGACATCTCTGA
- a CDS encoding nucleotidyltransferase family protein, translating to MTSAHDRETVGVVLLAAGGSSRLGQPKQLLRHQGQTLVRRAAEVALSVGRGPVVGVLGAHHEAIALELTGLPLHCVTHEDWALGPGGSLKAGLSAVLATECSGGPTVDAVLVMLCDQLRVDASHLKTLVTTWRTTGAAMVASAYDGTHGVPALFSRSVFAELDALSPSQGARGVIARDASRVEAVALPGGNLDVDTPEDLVHLK from the coding sequence GTGACCTCCGCTCATGACCGCGAGACGGTGGGCGTCGTGCTGCTCGCGGCGGGCGGTTCCTCGCGCCTGGGCCAGCCCAAGCAACTCCTCCGACACCAGGGCCAGACACTGGTGCGCCGCGCCGCGGAGGTGGCCCTGAGCGTCGGACGGGGCCCCGTCGTCGGTGTCCTCGGAGCCCACCACGAGGCCATCGCCCTGGAGCTCACCGGGCTTCCGCTGCACTGCGTGACCCACGAGGACTGGGCGCTCGGCCCAGGGGGCTCACTGAAGGCGGGGCTCTCGGCGGTGCTCGCGACGGAGTGCTCCGGTGGCCCCACCGTCGACGCCGTCCTCGTCATGCTGTGCGACCAACTCCGCGTGGATGCCTCACACCTGAAGACACTCGTCACCACCTGGCGCACAACGGGCGCCGCCATGGTCGCCTCGGCCTACGACGGCACCCATGGCGTGCCCGCGCTGTTCTCCCGCTCCGTGTTCGCGGAGCTCGATGCCCTGTCCCCCTCACAGGGCGCACGCGGCGTCATCGCTCGCGATGCCTCCCGCGTCGAAGCCGTCGCGCTCCCCGGCGGTAACCTGGATGTGGACACCCCCGAGGACCTCGTCCACTTGAAGTAA
- a CDS encoding XdhC family protein: MKDLDAILRARAHARGPCVLATVVAVAGSSYRKPGARMLMGEDGWLAGGVSGGCLETDIVRKAFFRTSTAPCVLRYDSTGEGTDDEGGLSFALGCNGVVDVLLERFEAGAEEALVFAAEARNQGQRAVVATVYQGPANAVATRWMLRDDGLEAGHVEGALGEAVRAAAREALEQGQTWSGPCGGAQVLMEVVEPPHSLVLFGSGFDVAPVVTQAAGLGWRVTVVADRPMETLRRRFPLAHALVSSKARDAAEAVHLTPRTMAVLMTHSLPQDQVLLAGLLPRPLRYLGVLGPRARTEKLLAAMTPAPSDAQLEKLHAPVGLDVGAEGAEEIALSIVAELQAVVSDREGGKLRERQAPIHTVAQPLVRKLA; encoded by the coding sequence ATGAAGGACCTGGATGCCATCCTCCGCGCCCGTGCACATGCTCGGGGCCCTTGTGTGTTGGCCACGGTGGTCGCGGTGGCGGGCTCGTCCTATCGCAAGCCCGGCGCCCGGATGTTGATGGGTGAGGACGGCTGGCTCGCGGGGGGCGTGAGTGGCGGGTGTCTCGAGACGGACATCGTCCGCAAGGCGTTCTTCAGGACGAGCACCGCGCCGTGTGTGCTGCGCTACGACTCCACTGGCGAGGGCACCGACGATGAAGGCGGGTTGTCCTTCGCGCTCGGCTGCAATGGCGTCGTGGACGTGTTGCTGGAGCGATTCGAAGCGGGCGCCGAGGAGGCGCTCGTATTCGCCGCCGAGGCACGCAACCAGGGACAGCGCGCCGTGGTGGCCACGGTGTACCAGGGCCCCGCCAATGCCGTGGCCACGCGGTGGATGCTGCGCGATGACGGCCTGGAGGCCGGCCACGTGGAGGGCGCGCTGGGGGAAGCAGTCCGAGCCGCCGCGCGTGAAGCGTTGGAGCAGGGACAAACCTGGAGCGGGCCGTGCGGTGGCGCGCAGGTGTTGATGGAGGTGGTGGAGCCGCCCCACTCGCTGGTGCTGTTTGGGAGCGGCTTCGATGTGGCGCCCGTGGTGACGCAGGCGGCGGGGCTGGGCTGGCGGGTGACGGTCGTCGCGGACCGTCCGATGGAGACCTTGCGCCGGCGCTTTCCTCTCGCGCACGCGCTGGTCTCCTCGAAGGCCCGCGATGCCGCCGAGGCGGTGCACCTGACACCCCGAACGATGGCCGTGCTGATGACGCACAGCCTGCCTCAGGACCAGGTCCTGCTGGCGGGACTGCTGCCTCGGCCCCTGCGCTACCTGGGCGTGCTGGGGCCTCGAGCTCGCACGGAGAAGTTGCTCGCGGCGATGACCCCCGCGCCGAGCGATGCACAGTTGGAGAAGCTGCACGCACCGGTGGGGCTCGACGTGGGCGCGGAAGGGGCGGAGGAGATTGCCCTGTCCATCGTCGCCGAACTGCAAGCCGTGGTGTCGGACCGGGAGGGAGGCAAGCTGCGTGAGCGGCAAGCGCCCATCCATACCGTGGCGCAGCCGCTCGTGCGGAAGCTCGCATGA